The Heliomicrobium gestii genome includes a region encoding these proteins:
- the hisD gene encoding histidinol dehydrogenase: protein MVRRISYPSAEADAYLQKKSFDDAQVAERVAEVVANVRSRGTSALFEYTKRFDGAEVNEANFRVGDDEIEAAYGQVDPDVLTALRRACENIRRFHQKQLRPSWIEPETDGTMLGQLIRPLERVGVYVPGGLASYPSSVLMNAVTAKVAGVPQVVMATPPGKDGSINPYSLVAAREAGVDEIYRMGGAQAVAAMAFGVGLKAVDKITGPGNIYVTLAKKQVYGTVDIDMLAGPSEVLVIADESASPAYVAADFLSQAEHDVRAATVLVTPSAALAEAVEAEIERQLAPLPRRAIMEQALRDNGAIFIVDDLAQACQVSNRFAPEHLEVLTETPFALLGQLTQAGAIFLGPYSPEPVGDYFAGPNHVLPTGGTARFYSPLNVDTFQKKTSVIAYSKARFDLDARDIIALAKAEGLDAHANAIAVRLEK from the coding sequence ATGGTGCGCCGGATCAGTTATCCGTCGGCCGAGGCCGACGCCTACCTTCAGAAAAAAAGCTTTGACGATGCCCAGGTGGCTGAGCGGGTGGCCGAGGTTGTCGCCAACGTCCGCAGCCGGGGAACATCAGCCCTCTTCGAATACACGAAGCGCTTTGACGGCGCTGAGGTGAACGAGGCGAACTTCCGCGTCGGCGACGACGAGATCGAGGCGGCCTACGGCCAGGTCGATCCCGATGTACTCACCGCCCTTCGCCGCGCCTGTGAAAACATCCGTCGCTTCCACCAAAAACAGCTCCGGCCCTCCTGGATCGAGCCGGAGACGGACGGGACCATGCTCGGCCAGTTGATCCGACCCCTCGAGCGGGTCGGCGTCTACGTTCCCGGCGGTCTCGCTTCCTATCCCTCGTCGGTGTTGATGAACGCCGTGACCGCCAAGGTGGCCGGCGTGCCCCAGGTGGTGATGGCGACGCCGCCCGGCAAGGACGGGTCGATCAACCCCTACTCGCTGGTGGCGGCCAGAGAGGCTGGCGTCGACGAGATCTACCGCATGGGCGGCGCCCAGGCTGTGGCCGCCATGGCCTTCGGCGTCGGCTTGAAGGCTGTCGACAAGATCACCGGCCCCGGCAACATCTATGTCACCCTGGCGAAGAAACAGGTCTACGGGACTGTGGACATCGATATGCTCGCCGGCCCCTCGGAGGTTCTCGTCATCGCCGACGAGAGCGCGTCGCCGGCTTATGTGGCCGCCGACTTCCTCTCCCAGGCGGAGCATGATGTGCGGGCGGCGACCGTCCTCGTCACCCCCTCGGCTGCCCTGGCCGAGGCGGTCGAGGCGGAGATCGAGCGCCAGTTGGCTCCCCTGCCGCGGCGGGCGATCATGGAACAGGCCTTGCGCGACAACGGCGCCATCTTCATCGTCGATGATCTGGCACAGGCCTGCCAGGTCTCCAACCGCTTCGCGCCGGAGCACCTGGAGGTGCTGACGGAGACGCCCTTCGCCCTCCTGGGCCAATTGACCCAGGCCGGCGCCATCTTCCTCGGCCCCTACTCGCCGGAGCCTGTCGGCGATTACTTCGCCGGCCCCAACCACGTCCTGCCCACGGGTGGCACCGCCCGGTTCTACTCGCCCCTGAACGTGGACACCTTCCAGAAAAAGACGAGTGTCATCGCCTACTCGAAGGCGCGCTTTGACCTCGACGCCCGGGACATCATCGCCCTGGCGAAAGCGGAGGGGCTTGACGCCCATGCCAACGCCATCGCCGTCCGGCTGGAGAAATAG
- the tatA gene encoding twin-arginine translocase TatA/TatE family subunit, which yields MYVFGMFASIWQWLVVLAIVLLFFGAKRLPEIGKGLGQSIREFKEEVTPEKTPGDKAKPVDAHVVDSEKKE from the coding sequence GTGTACGTCTTTGGAATGTTTGCGAGCATCTGGCAGTGGCTGGTTGTTTTGGCGATCGTGTTGCTCTTCTTCGGCGCCAAGCGGTTGCCGGAGATCGGCAAAGGCCTCGGACAGAGCATCCGTGAGTTTAAAGAGGAAGTCACCCCGGAAAAAACGCCTGGCGACAAAGCCAAGCCGGTCGACGCCCATGTTGTCGACAGCGAGAAAAAAGAGTAG
- the hisIE gene encoding bifunctional phosphoribosyl-AMP cyclohydrolase/phosphoribosyl-ATP diphosphatase HisIE, translated as MARLNVAPSFIDELKFDAHGLIPSVIQDAASGRVLMVAYMNRESIAKTLETGQTHFYSRSRKELWHKGATSGHFQQVTAVEYDCDRDCLLWQVEQTGAACHEGSFSCFRGIGEAAGKSGADKAEGIVEKAAESGSGIGAILEELASVIANRQKEMPEGSYTTYLFTKGQDKILKKVGEETAEVIIASKNNDRGEIVYEASDLIYHLLVLLRNHGIELDEIAEELQRRR; from the coding sequence ATGGCGAGATTAAACGTTGCCCCTTCCTTTATTGATGAATTGAAGTTTGACGCCCACGGCCTGATCCCATCGGTCATTCAGGACGCCGCCTCGGGCCGCGTGCTGATGGTGGCCTACATGAACCGGGAGTCGATCGCAAAGACCCTGGAAACAGGCCAGACCCACTTCTATAGCCGCAGCCGCAAGGAACTGTGGCACAAAGGGGCCACGTCGGGCCACTTCCAGCAGGTGACTGCCGTTGAGTACGACTGTGACCGCGACTGCCTGCTCTGGCAGGTGGAGCAGACCGGGGCGGCCTGCCATGAAGGCTCTTTCTCCTGCTTCCGGGGGATTGGGGAAGCGGCAGGGAAATCGGGTGCCGATAAGGCTGAAGGCATCGTCGAAAAAGCGGCCGAAAGCGGCAGCGGCATCGGCGCCATCTTGGAAGAGTTGGCTTCCGTCATCGCCAACCGCCAGAAGGAGATGCCTGAAGGCTCTTACACGACCTATCTCTTCACCAAGGGGCAGGACAAGATCCTGAAGAAGGTCGGGGAAGAGACGGCCGAGGTGATCATCGCTTCGAAGAACAATGACCGGGGCGAGATTGTCTATGAGGCTTCCGATTTGATCTATCACCTGTTGGTGTTGTTGCGGAATCATGGGATTGAGTTGGATGAAATCGCTGAGGAATTACAGCGCCGGAGATAG
- a CDS encoding nucleoside recognition domain-containing protein produces MDIGAALLMGAQNAFYQVGKMALILIPIIVFLEILRDLHIVQRGSRLFAPVMGIFRLPGEAAVPMVVGLVFGILYGAGVLIQAGKDGSLNAKEMTVIGLFLSLNHAIIEDPLLFTMLGANYLLMQALRLVASVLITALFAMWLLPPLPGPAHEAAQSNS; encoded by the coding sequence ATGGACATCGGCGCTGCATTGCTGATGGGGGCGCAGAACGCTTTCTATCAGGTCGGAAAAATGGCACTGATCCTCATCCCGATCATTGTTTTTCTGGAAATCCTTCGGGATTTACATATCGTCCAGCGAGGCTCGCGCCTCTTTGCGCCCGTCATGGGGATCTTCCGCCTGCCAGGCGAGGCGGCCGTTCCGATGGTCGTCGGCTTGGTCTTCGGCATCCTCTACGGCGCCGGCGTCCTCATCCAGGCGGGGAAGGACGGGTCGCTCAACGCCAAGGAGATGACGGTCATCGGTCTTTTTCTTTCCTTAAATCATGCCATCATCGAAGATCCGCTGCTCTTCACCATGCTCGGCGCCAACTACCTGCTCATGCAGGCGCTGCGCTTGGTCGCGTCGGTTCTGATCACAGCGCTCTTCGCCATGTGGCTGCTGCCGCCCCTTCCCGGTCCGGCCCATGAAGCGGCTCAATCAAACTCGTAA
- the hisB gene encoding imidazoleglycerol-phosphate dehydratase HisB, with the protein MRGASVVRNTAETRISIDLFLDGNGVFEGTTGIGFLDHMFTLLARHGQLDLTIGCQGDLEVDTHHTVEDLGICLGNALAQALGDKKGICRYGHAYVPMDETLIRVCLDLSGRPYLVFKAKIPVERVGQLETEMVEEFFRALSNTAAMNLHIHLLEGGNGHHIIEAIFKAFGRALRQAIAIDPDNAGRVLSTKGVL; encoded by the coding sequence ATGAGAGGCGCATCGGTTGTCCGCAACACAGCCGAAACGCGGATCTCCATTGACCTCTTTCTCGACGGAAACGGGGTCTTTGAGGGGACGACAGGCATCGGCTTTCTTGATCACATGTTCACCCTCTTGGCTCGCCACGGCCAGTTGGACCTGACCATCGGCTGCCAGGGCGACTTGGAGGTGGACACCCACCACACCGTGGAGGATCTCGGGATCTGTCTGGGCAATGCGCTGGCTCAGGCCCTGGGCGATAAAAAAGGCATCTGCCGCTATGGCCACGCCTATGTGCCCATGGATGAGACACTCATCCGCGTCTGCCTCGATCTGAGCGGCCGGCCGTACCTCGTCTTCAAGGCCAAGATCCCCGTCGAGCGGGTCGGTCAACTGGAGACGGAGATGGTCGAGGAGTTCTTCCGCGCTCTTTCCAATACGGCGGCCATGAACCTGCACATTCACCTGCTTGAAGGCGGCAACGGTCACCACATCATCGAGGCGATCTTCAAGGCCTTTGGCCGCGCCCTGCGCCAAGCCATCGCCATCGACCCAGACAATGCGGGACGGGTGCTGTCGACGAAAGGTGTTTTATAA
- a CDS encoding nucleoside recognition domain-containing protein: MNPTEMDASRPSVIEQPGVSKDTFVRGCSKGLKTVWLMSKFMVPLIVLVTVLGKTPWLAMLGNAFAPILGFIGLPGEASVGILLGLAVNLYAAIGAAAPLDLTVKQATIFAFFLLISHSLLIEGAITKNFGAPAWKLTGLRLLTSFLFAFLLNVLWPN, translated from the coding sequence TTGAATCCGACAGAAATGGATGCATCCCGTCCTTCAGTAATCGAGCAACCAGGTGTGTCCAAAGACACCTTTGTTCGCGGCTGTTCGAAAGGGTTGAAAACCGTTTGGCTGATGTCCAAGTTCATGGTTCCACTGATCGTCCTCGTGACTGTTTTGGGCAAAACGCCGTGGCTAGCGATGCTCGGGAACGCCTTTGCGCCCATCCTTGGATTCATCGGTTTGCCAGGAGAGGCATCAGTGGGCATCTTACTTGGATTGGCGGTAAACCTCTATGCGGCCATCGGCGCGGCAGCACCGCTGGATCTGACAGTCAAGCAGGCGACCATCTTTGCCTTCTTCCTCTTAATTTCCCACAGCCTGTTGATCGAGGGGGCCATCACCAAGAACTTCGGCGCGCCGGCCTGGAAGCTGACGGGCTTACGCTTGTTGACATCGTTTCTGTTCGCCTTTTTGCTGAATGTCCTTTGGCCGAACTGA
- a CDS encoding YerC/YecD family TrpR-related protein: MTTSKLKDPALDRLFEAILQLKDEDECYCFFEDICTVAEMKALAQRLEVAKMLEQDATYTHIAEKTGASPATISRVKRCLIYGADGYRLILQRLREKKSVDSPQAP; this comes from the coding sequence TTGACGACATCGAAATTGAAGGATCCGGCACTGGACAGGCTCTTCGAGGCCATCCTGCAGTTGAAGGACGAAGATGAGTGCTACTGCTTTTTTGAAGACATCTGCACCGTGGCAGAAATGAAAGCGCTCGCCCAGCGACTGGAAGTGGCCAAGATGCTGGAACAAGATGCGACCTACACCCACATCGCCGAAAAGACCGGCGCCAGCCCGGCCACCATCTCCCGGGTCAAGCGCTGCCTGATCTACGGCGCCGACGGCTACCGTCTGATTCTCCAGCGGTTGCGTGAGAAAAAAAGCGTTGACAGCCCCCAGGCCCCGTGA
- the hisG gene encoding ATP phosphoribosyltransferase gives MKDMLTVALPKGKLFDDAIELLQEAGLNTKGLSENSRKLVIHNEKDRVKYIICRPTDIPTFVEYGAADFGIVGKDTIVEQDKDIMELVDLRFGFCRFVVALPDASAKGRDLTQFNYRRVATKFPKVAETFFAEKGMQVEIIKLHGNIELAPAVGLADMIVDIVSTGRTLKENNLTAVEDIFTATARLIANRVAYRLKHKRIQPLVERVRSLVKDKEVTY, from the coding sequence ATGAAAGATATGCTCACGGTGGCGCTGCCGAAAGGCAAGCTCTTTGACGACGCCATCGAACTGCTCCAGGAGGCCGGTCTCAACACCAAGGGCCTGTCGGAAAACAGCCGGAAGCTGGTCATCCACAATGAAAAAGACCGGGTCAAGTACATCATCTGCCGCCCCACCGACATTCCCACCTTTGTCGAGTACGGCGCCGCCGACTTTGGCATCGTCGGCAAAGACACCATCGTCGAGCAGGACAAGGACATCATGGAACTGGTCGACCTGCGCTTCGGTTTCTGCCGTTTTGTTGTGGCGCTGCCGGACGCATCGGCCAAAGGGCGCGACCTGACCCAGTTCAACTACCGCCGCGTGGCCACCAAGTTTCCCAAAGTGGCGGAAACCTTTTTCGCTGAAAAAGGGATGCAGGTGGAGATCATCAAGCTCCACGGCAACATCGAACTGGCGCCTGCCGTCGGCCTGGCCGACATGATCGTCGACATCGTCTCGACGGGACGCACTTTAAAAGAGAATAACCTGACGGCAGTGGAAGATATCTTTACGGCGACGGCCCGCCTGATCGCCAACCGGGTGGCCTACCGCCTGAAACATAAGCGCATCCAGCCCCTCGTCGAGCGGGTGCGCAGCCTCGTGAAGGACAAAGAGGTGACCTATTAA
- the hisC gene encoding histidinol-phosphate transaminase has protein sequence MNDPLRWVRQDIRDIVPYQAKVYPEGVKVDANENPFPWPASYVEKLQQDIAAYSYSRYPDGEAKDLRQALSAYTGREPAEILVSNGSDEAIQLILLTFGGPGLATVISNPTFVMYAMATRYMGGQVIDVPLTEEKGTFRLDVDGLIAAANREESRVIIICNPNNPTGNCFAEEDIVAVLRGTDKIVIVDEAYYEFYGKSMAGRIGEFPNLIVMRTFSKAFALAGLRVGYTMASQALIREIHKVRQPFNVNAFSQRAAATAIEEKAAFLAQVETILAERETLLSQLKRFDWDVFPTDANYIFLRLRGETAESRLALAASIHKGLMDRGVLIRKLGGGPGLDGTLRITVGQPEENRRLLAALEAMSEAATESVSTATAASLSAGAVAADGPRRGWRVGQR, from the coding sequence ATGAATGATCCGTTGCGCTGGGTGCGGCAAGACATCCGCGACATCGTGCCCTACCAAGCCAAGGTTTATCCGGAAGGGGTCAAGGTGGACGCCAACGAAAACCCCTTCCCCTGGCCGGCGTCCTATGTGGAAAAGCTGCAACAGGACATCGCCGCCTATTCCTATTCCCGTTACCCTGACGGGGAGGCGAAAGACCTGCGCCAAGCCCTGAGCGCCTACACGGGACGGGAGCCTGCCGAGATCCTCGTCAGCAACGGTTCTGACGAGGCCATCCAACTCATCCTGCTGACCTTCGGCGGCCCCGGCTTGGCGACAGTCATCTCCAACCCCACTTTTGTCATGTACGCCATGGCCACCCGCTACATGGGCGGTCAGGTGATCGATGTGCCCCTGACCGAAGAGAAGGGAACCTTCCGCCTTGACGTGGACGGCCTGATCGCCGCCGCCAACCGGGAGGAGTCGCGGGTGATCATCATCTGCAACCCCAACAACCCGACAGGCAACTGCTTCGCTGAAGAGGACATTGTGGCGGTCCTGCGCGGCACCGACAAAATCGTCATCGTCGACGAGGCCTACTACGAGTTTTACGGCAAATCGATGGCCGGGCGTATCGGCGAATTCCCCAACCTGATCGTCATGCGCACCTTTTCCAAAGCCTTCGCCCTGGCCGGCTTGCGTGTCGGCTACACGATGGCCTCCCAAGCGCTGATCAGGGAGATCCACAAGGTTCGCCAGCCCTTCAACGTCAACGCCTTCTCCCAGCGCGCCGCTGCGACGGCAATCGAAGAAAAGGCGGCCTTCCTGGCGCAGGTGGAAACCATCCTGGCCGAGCGGGAGACGCTGCTGTCGCAACTGAAGCGCTTTGACTGGGATGTCTTTCCTACTGACGCCAACTACATCTTCCTGCGCCTGCGCGGTGAAACAGCGGAATCCCGCCTAGCGCTGGCGGCGTCGATCCACAAAGGCTTGATGGACCGGGGCGTGCTGATCCGCAAGCTCGGCGGCGGTCCGGGCCTGGATGGGACTTTGCGCATCACCGTAGGACAACCGGAGGAAAACCGGCGGTTGTTGGCGGCCCTCGAGGCGATGAGCGAGGCGGCGACAGAATCGGTGTCGACGGCGACTGCCGCCTCCCTGTCAGCGGGCGCTGTGGCGGCTGACGGGCCAAGACGAGGATGGAGGGTGGGACAGCGATGA
- the hisZ gene encoding ATP phosphoribosyltransferase regulatory subunit: MGTMAKEGNLLQIPPGMRDLLPGNAREKRLLENEWVRLFSSWGYQEVATPTVEYLDTLALDTGEEIRDRLFQFFDRQGRILALRPEMTTPIARLVATRLRQCPFPQRLFYAANVFRYEEPQAGRQREISQAGVELVGAPGPLADAEVIAMAVEALRASGLEDFQISLGQIEVFNGVMEDLPLNAAQKARVRTLVAKKDFVSLEELLATSGIDKEKSDLLLKLPTLHGGREVLIQALPLAVNERARRGLENLRAVYEGLRNFGVEDYVAIDLGVLRGFDYYTGVVFEGYTVGLGFPICGGGRYDSLLGQFGFDCPATGFALGLDRVLLALHRSREPKAAPVSDVVVGGNNAGKIQAEAARMRKNGLSVEIDLMNRCEAELEQYAAARGIAQSFYFPACACGQAEGEDGEGENGPILSEIGNLMAPSAETPEAATPMEPPAAAQDGQGAGDAGAQPAATNGPTCPPAQEQ; this comes from the coding sequence ATGGGAACCATGGCCAAAGAGGGAAACCTCCTGCAGATCCCGCCGGGGATGCGGGACCTCTTACCGGGCAACGCCCGGGAAAAACGCTTGTTGGAAAATGAATGGGTGAGGCTGTTCTCCTCCTGGGGCTACCAGGAGGTGGCGACGCCCACCGTGGAATACCTGGACACGCTGGCCCTCGACACGGGGGAGGAGATACGGGATCGGCTCTTCCAGTTTTTTGACCGCCAGGGGCGCATCCTGGCCTTGCGTCCCGAGATGACGACGCCCATCGCCCGGCTGGTGGCGACGCGGCTGCGCCAGTGCCCCTTTCCGCAGCGCCTCTTTTACGCCGCCAATGTCTTTCGCTATGAAGAGCCCCAGGCAGGACGGCAGCGGGAGATCTCGCAGGCCGGCGTCGAACTGGTCGGCGCGCCGGGCCCCCTCGCCGACGCCGAGGTGATCGCCATGGCCGTCGAGGCCTTGCGCGCCTCTGGGCTCGAGGATTTTCAGATCTCCCTCGGCCAGATCGAGGTCTTCAACGGCGTCATGGAGGACCTGCCCCTCAACGCCGCTCAGAAAGCGCGAGTGCGCACGCTGGTGGCGAAGAAGGATTTCGTCAGTTTAGAGGAACTCCTGGCTACGTCAGGCATCGATAAGGAGAAGTCCGATCTGCTGCTCAAGCTGCCGACGCTGCACGGCGGCCGTGAGGTGCTGATCCAAGCGCTGCCCTTGGCCGTCAATGAGCGCGCCCGCCGCGGCCTGGAAAACCTGCGGGCCGTCTACGAAGGATTGCGGAACTTCGGTGTCGAGGACTATGTGGCCATCGACCTGGGCGTCCTGCGCGGCTTTGATTACTACACGGGCGTCGTCTTTGAAGGCTACACGGTGGGCCTCGGCTTTCCCATCTGCGGCGGCGGCCGCTACGACAGCCTGCTCGGCCAGTTCGGCTTTGACTGCCCTGCCACCGGGTTTGCCCTGGGCTTGGATCGGGTGCTCCTGGCATTGCACCGTTCCCGCGAGCCGAAAGCGGCGCCGGTGTCTGACGTGGTCGTTGGCGGCAACAACGCCGGCAAGATTCAGGCGGAGGCCGCGCGGATGCGCAAGAACGGTCTCAGCGTGGAGATCGACCTGATGAACCGCTGCGAGGCGGAACTGGAACAATATGCGGCCGCTCGGGGCATCGCCCAGTCCTTTTACTTCCCAGCCTGCGCCTGTGGCCAGGCTGAAGGGGAGGACGGGGAAGGCGAGAACGGTCCGATCTTATCGGAGATCGGAAACCTGATGGCCCCATCGGCAGAGACGCCGGAAGCGGCGACACCGATGGAGCCGCCCGCAGCGGCCCAGGACGGGCAGGGGGCTGGCGATGCGGGGGCGCAACCGGCCGCGACGAATGGGCCGACCTGTCCGCCGGCACAGGAACAATAG
- the hisH gene encoding imidazole glycerol phosphate synthase subunit HisH translates to MIAIIDYGMGNLRSVQKGLEKAGYAGFVTSDPEAVRSAPGVILPGVGAFADAMENLRQSGMIAPIMETVAAGKPFLGICLGFQLMFDASEEGGLFNGLGIFPGMVRRLPPGLKVPHMGWNELTVRRESAILAGIPSGAEYYFVHSYYVDPAEPDLVIATADYGFDFCAVAGRGSVSGAQFHPEKSSDLGLRILQNFGKQVEGAC, encoded by the coding sequence ATGATCGCCATCATCGACTATGGCATGGGCAACCTGCGCAGCGTCCAAAAGGGCCTGGAGAAGGCCGGCTACGCTGGTTTTGTCACGAGCGATCCCGAGGCGGTGCGCAGCGCCCCCGGCGTCATCCTGCCCGGTGTGGGCGCCTTTGCCGACGCCATGGAGAACCTGCGCCAATCGGGCATGATCGCGCCCATCATGGAGACCGTCGCCGCCGGCAAGCCCTTTTTGGGCATCTGCCTTGGCTTTCAATTGATGTTCGACGCCAGCGAAGAGGGCGGCCTATTTAATGGCCTCGGCATCTTCCCCGGCATGGTGCGCCGCCTGCCGCCCGGCCTCAAAGTTCCCCATATGGGCTGGAATGAGCTGACTGTGCGCCGTGAAAGCGCCATCCTGGCAGGGATCCCCTCGGGCGCCGAGTATTACTTCGTCCACTCCTACTATGTCGATCCGGCTGAGCCGGATCTGGTGATCGCCACCGCTGACTATGGCTTCGATTTTTGCGCCGTTGCCGGCCGGGGCAGCGTCTCCGGCGCCCAGTTCCACCCGGAAAAATCGAGCGATCTGGGTCTGCGCATCCTTCAGAACTTCGGAAAGCAGGTGGAAGGGGCATGCTGA
- the hisF gene encoding imidazole glycerol phosphate synthase subunit HisF — MLAKRIIPCLDVHGGRVVKGTNFVNLRDAGDPVELAAAYDKEGADEVVFLDITASSDGRAIMLDVVRRTAEEVFIPFTVGGGLRSVEDIREMLKAGADKISLNTSAVQTPKLIGDGAWKFGSQCIVVAIDARRRRDDAGHPVEGWEVYTHGGRKPTGMDVLEWARRVEELGAGEILLTSMDKDGTKDGYDIPLTKAVSEAVTIPVIASGGVGNLEHIAEGLTAGKADAALAASIFHYKEYTIRETKEYLRERGVHVRQWRD, encoded by the coding sequence ATGTTAGCGAAACGGATCATCCCTTGCCTCGACGTCCATGGCGGACGCGTCGTCAAAGGGACCAACTTCGTCAACCTGCGCGACGCCGGCGACCCGGTGGAACTGGCCGCCGCCTATGACAAGGAAGGCGCCGACGAGGTGGTCTTTTTGGACATCACCGCCTCATCGGACGGCCGGGCGATCATGCTCGATGTGGTTCGTCGCACTGCTGAAGAGGTCTTCATCCCCTTCACCGTCGGCGGCGGCCTCCGCTCTGTCGAGGACATCCGGGAGATGCTCAAGGCCGGCGCCGACAAGATCTCCCTAAATACCTCGGCCGTCCAGACGCCGAAGCTGATCGGCGATGGGGCCTGGAAGTTCGGCTCCCAGTGCATCGTCGTCGCCATCGACGCCCGCCGTCGCCGCGACGACGCAGGCCATCCCGTCGAGGGTTGGGAGGTCTACACCCATGGCGGCCGCAAGCCCACCGGCATGGATGTGCTCGAATGGGCGCGCCGCGTCGAGGAACTGGGCGCCGGCGAGATCCTGCTCACCAGCATGGACAAAGACGGCACCAAAGACGGCTATGACATCCCCTTGACGAAGGCCGTCAGCGAAGCCGTCACCATCCCCGTCATCGCCTCCGGCGGCGTTGGGAATCTGGAACATATCGCAGAGGGATTGACAGCAGGCAAGGCTGACGCCGCCCTGGCTGCCTCGATCTTTCACTACAAGGAATACACGATCCGCGAGACGAAGGAATACTTGCGGGAGAGGGGAGTGCATGTGCGGCAATGGCGAGATTAA
- the hisA gene encoding 1-(5-phosphoribosyl)-5-[(5-phosphoribosylamino)methylideneamino]imidazole-4-carboxamide isomerase gives MLIFPAIDLKGGRCVRLYQGRMEDATVYNDDPVSQALAWQAKGAQMIHLVDLDGAFEGEPKNLPVIQSILEAVTVAVQLGGGIRDLNIIDRYLRLGVSRVILGTAAIKNPDLLSAACKEYGQRIVLGLDARDGKVATDGWAGTSQVTALELAREMKERGLRRVVYTDISKDGTLAGPNLAATAELARATGLKVIASGGFATMDDVKAAAALEGDGIEGAILGKSIYTGSIDVAEAIAVAREGRAC, from the coding sequence ATGCTGATTTTTCCGGCCATCGATTTAAAAGGCGGCCGCTGTGTCCGCCTCTATCAAGGACGGATGGAAGACGCCACCGTCTACAACGACGACCCTGTCAGCCAGGCCCTCGCCTGGCAGGCCAAGGGCGCCCAGATGATCCACCTCGTCGATCTGGACGGCGCTTTTGAGGGGGAACCGAAAAACCTCCCCGTCATCCAGTCCATCCTGGAGGCCGTTACGGTCGCCGTCCAACTGGGCGGCGGCATTCGCGACCTGAACATCATCGATCGCTACCTGCGCCTCGGCGTTTCCCGGGTCATCCTGGGCACGGCGGCGATCAAAAACCCTGACCTGCTTTCCGCCGCCTGCAAGGAGTACGGCCAGCGCATCGTTCTCGGCCTCGACGCCCGCGACGGCAAGGTGGCCACCGACGGCTGGGCCGGCACATCCCAAGTGACGGCGCTCGAACTGGCCCGTGAGATGAAAGAGCGGGGCCTGCGCCGCGTCGTCTACACGGACATCTCCAAAGACGGCACCCTGGCCGGCCCGAACCTGGCGGCGACGGCGGAACTGGCCCGCGCCACCGGCTTGAAGGTCATCGCCTCGGGCGGCTTCGCCACCATGGACGATGTGAAAGCCGCCGCCGCCCTGGAGGGTGACGGCATCGAAGGGGCCATCCTGGGCAAATCGATCTACACCGGTTCCATCGATGTGGCGGAAGCGATCGCCGTCGCCAGGGAGGGAAGGGCATGTTAG
- a CDS encoding YckD family protein yields MEKLWVNLKKKWIIAGVAGTLLISTAGVASAALTTEQTNEITALRTQIHGLRKQMVQKYADYGEITPDQAKVITDQMDGRFVTRLQGGFADRVPGQNCRLVDGSATTGGRGQFGNGAGAGMGVGKGAGRGAGQGSAFGAGQGFGNGQGFGR; encoded by the coding sequence ATGGAAAAACTATGGGTAAACCTCAAGAAAAAGTGGATCATCGCCGGTGTCGCCGGCACGCTCCTCATCAGCACCGCTGGTGTGGCCTCGGCAGCGTTAACGACAGAGCAGACAAATGAAATCACGGCGCTTCGCACCCAGATCCACGGGTTGCGCAAGCAGATGGTCCAAAAGTACGCCGACTATGGCGAGATCACGCCGGATCAGGCGAAAGTCATCACTGACCAGATGGATGGGCGCTTCGTAACGCGCCTGCAGGGAGGCTTTGCTGACCGGGTACCCGGCCAAAACTGCCGTCTCGTAGATGGTTCCGCCACAACAGGAGGACGGGGTCAATTCGGGAACGGCGCAGGCGCTGGAATGGGCGTTGGAAAAGGCGCAGGCCGGGGCGCCGGGCAAGGTTCCGCCTTCGGCGCTGGTCAAGGTTTCGGAAACGGTCAAGGTTTCGGCCGATAA